The DNA sequence GCGAAATTTCGGCTCGTCAGAATTTGTGCCGTTTGCGCTAGCTTGAGCGTTTTTCTCGGCAATCTTTTGCAAAATGAGCTCCGCAGTCATCGCGTAGCCTTTCATTATGCAAAGCGGACGCTTAAACGAGTTTATCGTGACGCTGTCGCTGCGGTGAAAGCGGTAAATACGCACCGCGTCGTGCAGATAGTAAGCAGGAAGGTCAAAAAGATAGATCCAAAGCGTATTTTCGCTACCGTAAAGCCCTTTTTCAAAGCGCCTCTGCCCGATGGCGTCGCGGCGAAACATTATCAAAAACTCGCCCGTTATCTTGCCGTCGTAGTAGTCCTGCGGCGAAATTTCCCCGCTTTTACTCAGTCCAAATCCCGAAAATTTCGTCGTCGGCTCGCCGTCAATCTCAAAATAACAATTCGCCCAGACGCTGGCATACCCCTGCTCTAGTACGGCCGCCATCTTGCTTATAGCGCCTTCTATCAGCAAGTCATCGTCGTCTAGTATCACGAAAGCATCGCCGCTAACGTGATCGAAGCCGTTGTTTTTATTGCCGTTTGGGCCGCGGTCGTAAGTTTGGTTTAGGACGTATTTTACATTGTCAAATTTAGCGACGTAACTTTGCGCAAGCTCGCGCGTGCCGTCGTTTGAGTTGTCGTCGCTGATTATGATTTCTTTGTTTTCGTAGTCCTGAGCCAGCGCGCTTTTTAGGGCGGCTTCAAAAAGCTCTTTGCGGTTGT is a window from the Campylobacter massiliensis genome containing:
- a CDS encoding glycosyltransferase family 2 protein; amino-acid sequence: MLKVSIIIPTYNRKELFEAALKSALAQDYENKEIIISDDNSNDGTRELAQSYVAKFDNVKYVLNQTYDRGPNGNKNNGFDHVSGDAFVILDDDDLLIEGAISKMAAVLEQGYASVWANCYFEIDGEPTTKFSGFGLSKSGEISPQDYYDGKITGEFLIMFRRDAIGQRRFEKGLYGSENTLWIYLFDLPAYYLHDAVRIYRFHRSDSVTINSFKRPLCIMKGYAMTAELILQKIAEKNAQASANGTNSDEPKFRVNDAHIAILYKMAAYYAKFGGEYKKMYEYLFKSLKFKFTKEALAMLILSPFPKSMILFLTKIRVWIYKKTHGE